Below is a genomic region from Neurospora crassa OR74A linkage group VII, whole genome shotgun sequence.
GCGCACTACAACTGGACCCTCAAAAAGCCAAGACTAGATCCGCGAGAGCATTGAAGGGTGGTGTGCACGAGGCTTCATCAGTTCAAGAGATAGTCAAGACCGCGGGGGGTGGTaggagtgatgatgatgacgatatgaacgacgaggaaggagaagaggaaggtgatgAGGTCGGCGTTGACTATAATCTAGCCAAGAACTTGCTGGAGAGCTTCAAGAGCCAGGCGGGCATGGCAGGTCCAACGGGCAATTTGCTTGGCTTGATGGGCATGACGTTGCCGCGTGATGAAGAGGATTCTGATGGAGAGGGCAAGTCTTAGGAGAAGCAAATGCAATCTGTCAGTGCTTGGTGGACTAGATATTTGGATGCCCATCATGAAGGGAATCTTGGTAATTTCAACAACATCCTTCTCAGATAATGATAGATTGCAGGTAGATCGTGGGTTTTGAAGGAATTTGATGATGGAGCAAATGGCTCGTTGCCAGCCGCAAGACTGAGCGTCGATAGGCGGAGAGGGACGATAGTCTCGTTTAACAGCGAGGTATTCAAGATTGAACCACGCATAGATTGAAACCAGACATCGTTGGcctacctcctccccctaACCTGCGATACTGTGTGTCGTTGAAGAGACAGACCTTAAGGCCTGAAGCGGCTCTTCGCTATTATTCATGACTGCACAATAAGACTGGAAGTGGTTATCTGTGTCCATGTCCAAATCGAAGAGACAAGGTGACCTTCCAGATGCACAAAGACCCAGACACAGTCCTCTCAATTGCCCCATCATCCCTGGCCTGCCAACCAAATGGCAGACGAGAGAAAtccaccaacaacctcgGTCCAACATCCCTCATATTAACATCCACTTCAGGTCCTGGTCATGCCCAACACCCCACGAAAGACCTGGCAAGCCGATTGCCATTCTCCCCTAGTGATACCCTACCCAGGCGTGTCGACCAGTCGACCGCAAATCGGTTCGCCTTTCTGTGGAACAGAAACTAGTTCCTAGCGACCAATCGATGGTATACACTGTTTTCGATTGCTTCACATAACGAACAGGAGATTCGTATCTTTATAGTTTGCATCACCAAAGTTAGTCAGCTTGTTCTTCTTATCTTGGGCCGTTTTGCTCGTCATCATTGTGTGTTTTGTGTGTCCATTACAATGTCTAATTTTCCCAGCCAGCCCCGCAAAAAGACGGTCCACGCAACGCAATGCAGGTAAAAGAAACCCAAACAGACACTTCTCCTCGAGTTTCctataaagggtatatatGCAACTCAAATCTTAAACGTGGTCACCAGATAACGGCTTGACGAGGGGTTGTAgaatgatgacgaggaatgggaagaggaggaagcctcACCAAGAGGGTGGCTACACGACAGCTGAGGCTTCTGTGTGTAACGCATTTGCAGTTCGTCTCGGATGCTGTTGAGCAGCTGGACATAGCTCTGCTGGGGGTTCTTCTTGAGGGCGTTGATGAAGGCCCAGGACATAGCCCCTGTAGCTTGTGAAGCAATTGTGGCGTCGGCTCTGTGAGAGAGACATCGAGGTTAGCAAGTGAATCTTGACAAGGGACAGATAATTACGTCTCGGGGAGGAAATGGAGGGGGTAATCCAACGTGACTCGTCGCCCTAGACGCAAAGTCACAACCATACTGATGGTTGTACTTTGCATCTAGAGCGTGGGCTGAATGTATGTACAAAAAGTATGCTAAAGTGACGCCTTTGCTGTGCCCACTTGACGGCATCGACTAAAATCCCAAATACCCAGTAGCTCTTGCTCCCAAACATACTATGCCTGCgccaaaagagaaagagagcagaaataaaataattcaaGAGCAAGAAACGATAATAGAGGGGTGTACGAACGAGGTCTGGTCATCTTTGCTTCCGGAGAACATAACAACATCGGCGGGTGACGTCTTCGTAGCCAAGGTTCTTGCATGGGCATCGTTACCGCCGGTAGCCTTTTTGAAAATCCCCATGATGTTGTTCGCCACGCCGTAGAGGTCGCCTTGGCTGTAGGATGAGATGGCTCCAAGAAGACCTTGGCCAGCTTCCTTGGCCAGGTTGGGCTCCTTGAGAATGCCCTGGGTTGAGTAAATATAGGGCAAATCGAGCGCAGTTCCCGAGTGGCATGAGTCGAAGATAGCGGTCAGCCGAACGCCGGCTTGTAACGGTCGGACCATGATTCGGTGCATTTCGTCATCGGTGATGTGTCCCACTTGTCGGAAATCGACTGGATATATAACTTCGTCGtacccatcctcctcgtcgccgtcgaGATCTTTGGTTTGGCCGCCATGCCCTAGCAAATTCGACCGTCAGAAGCAAACCTTACGATATTTAGGAGAAGATCATTTCAGGTGCTTACCGGAGTAGTGGAAGAATAACGAGTCATTGGGCCTGGCATCCTTGACCAACCAGTGCATTGCCCTAAGGATGTTTTGCTTGGTAGGCTGACTCATAGGATTTTGCTGGTCATCGGTAAGAATCACCATATCCTCGCGCTTGTACCTGAAATGCTCGACGAGATATGATGACATGTTCCTGACATCGTTGATGCATCCTCTCAGCTGGCCCCGCTGACCAAAGTAATTGATGCCGATGAGCAAAGCTTTGTGTCGGCCATTGCACTGCGAATATCGAAAGGCGTAGTCCGCTGGAGCGCCATATCCAAATTGCTGAGGCGCctggggaggaggtgggggTGCTTGGTGGTTCCCGTGCGCGTACGAATTCGAATTCACCGTGGGCATGTTCGCCTCTAAAGGCATAGTCAGAAGCTACACTCCAGCCTGGGGGGGGAGGCTATTCTAGCTAGCACTCACCAGGTCTGCCGTAATGGGAGTTTGGAGGATTGCCATATCCCTGTGGTGCAGGCGTCTATTTGCGACTCGTCTTTAGTACTCCTCTACGTGGATGTTGGTTGTGGTAATGGGCTTGAGACGGACCTGCTGCTGTGGATTCCAgtgctggtgttgctgggGACCAGGCGAGGGCTGGTGGTAAACCATGtactgttgctgctgaggaggcGGCTGTTGATAGGCATTATAGGCAGGTTGGCTGCCAAAGTTAGAACCGCAGTTTGAAGAACAAGGCTACGAGTGTAGTTGTATAAACATACGGAGGGTAGTAGCCGCCATATTGTGGTTGAGGCGGCGGGACGTAGCCTCCTCCATTGTAACCCGCGCCGGGGTATCCAGACATGATCGGCGGCTGGATTGAATTAGAGACAGGTAGTGCAAGATCGAGGAGGCTCGGCGACGTGACCCGTCGTGGCTTTTATAAGTAGGATCCGGAGACTAAGGTCTTGGTGTAGTGGCAGAGAGGCTGGAGGGCGCGGTTGGATTTGGGATCAGACGGGCGTGAAGACGAGATTGAATACAGGGTGGAGCGTCGAGGGAGGGCGGCGTTGATGAAGTGAGGCCGGTATATGATGGATTGGAGGGGAGCGAGGCTAGATTCTTCAAAGACAGGCACCAGGTCAGTAATGGGAGCAGCGATGCATTGGATACAACCGATTTGGAGCAGGCAGACGGGCCGGGTCAGGGAAGAAGCACGGGATGGCGCAAGTCGAGAACCATGACCGAACCAAAACTGGAGTCAATGTTCCGCCCGACTGTACAGAGGGTCTGAGGGTGCAGGACATGTACCCGAGAGAGCGGTCAAAAGGCTGATTTGGGGACAACTCACATGCAGGGAGTCGAAGAggcttggtgatgttgggtCGCAAGGGCCGGGGTCGTTGAGCAGGAAAGAGTGGGAAAGAGGTGGGTGACGGGATGGGTTCGTCGCGATGTTTCGGACGGGGATTGAGGTCAACTGGAACCAAGGCCACCGCAGGGCAAGCAACCTAGACTAAATGTGTGCAGCGTGTGGGATCCGGATGGATTGCCCGCTGTGTGGACGGGGATGCCCGGCCAAGAGCGGGCAACCTAGCTGCTGTCGCCAGGTTGAGACGGCAGGCGGGGGGAGCAAGGGGAGGTGCTCCAGGGCACCAAAGGAGGGTACCTACCGTACCTACTGGACGTGCAGTGGAATTCCACCTGCACTCCCCACCTCACTCGAGGAAAAGGTGCCACTGCgaacatccatccatggaTTCCAAGTCGTTGGGTGGCGTCTGTGTTTGCAACTGGAACTTAAGTATCTCACTATGCTGCCTCAACGCCCAAGCTGCCTGTGACCATATCAACAGCCACGTTTATTGATAGACCAGATACATACATCAGCAGCGCAACGCTCCAAGTCATGATTGGACGAAATTCAAGCGGGGGCAGCACGAAAAGAAAAGCTTCTCTTCCACTTTTGCCGTGATCAACGCCAAGCAACGTGGAGTGCGGATCCCGAAtctgggaagaagaagcgatcGAAACCCTTGAAAGTTAAGACGAGGAGTGACGAGATACTTACCTACATACTTAGCTACATATCTACACTACCTCTGCGACACCACAACAGCGAGTTGTGATGGAGTTGCGCTAGGAGGTCAAATAGTCCTATAAACTAGCAAATGTTCCATACCTTCTTTGACCGGGCGCTCCTTCATGTCATGTTTGGATCCATATCCCTACTATGCTATACAAAGGAGTATGTATAGAGGTACAGACCTGTTGCCTGTAGTGTACGGAGTGCATGTCtgtaggtatgtagaggGATGGAGGCGCAAGACTGAGCAACAGCAAACCTCTTCCGCACAGTCGCAATCACCGGTGCATGGTGAAGAGCAACATCGAACGATCAACGTCGCTGGCCTTCTCTCCAGGTCGTCATACACCATCGGCAAGTCCTTTAATCACTTTGACGGTTAGATATCACAACGGCTATTCAGCTCTTTTCTACAGCCCACTAAGTCTAGCCCTCAGTGCGCCTCTACCTGCTGCCGCTGGCGGGGAAAAAAGACACTCGGGGGTCTAGCCCACTTGAGGGTCCCGCCCCGGGCTGTCGTAACTGAACGTATCGCATCCAGCAAATTCCCTCCACATGGACCACACAACTCCAATGCCCTatggaaaaaggaaagaaactAATATCGCAGACGCAAGCCCATAAGTTGAAAGGTGTTATCGCCCATCCACGGTTACTCGAGTGGGGACAATTAGAAAAGGGTAGTGAGAAACGCAGTAGGAAAATCCGCAAGCTGGACATACTTGGAATCCAGGACACCCAGTCTGTTGTGATCACAACCGAGGATCTGTATTCCACAACGCAAAACGCAAAAGTCGACGGTGAACGAAGGTTACCTCCGCCGGGTCATTGTGGCTTGTAACCGAAGGCGTTCTTTTGCTGCCACGATCCCCGGCCCGGCAGTCTCTCAGACTTGTCTCCCCCCGCGCGCGGCGTACGACATTCGGCTTTTGCTTCCAGACATCAAAGCTTCGGGACGACCGAGGCCATTTCGGTCAGTGTCAGTTCCGCAGCTCTTGTGGTTGGCTGGCCGGGTCTCCCGGTTGCAGAAAGGTTCGCTGGTCTCCAATATCTCCGGTATCCGAATGCATGCAGCCGAGTGAAGCTAGCTCGACAGCATGTTGAGTATATGATAGGTCAAATTACCGTGTGATCGCTGCTGAACTGTAATCGCCGGCGCCATAAATCGAAGGAAACTCCTCTCTGCAGATAGGGACAGCCAAGTGGAAAACCAAATCgcatctacactacatactgCGTAAACTACTACATAGAGTAAAACAGACGGGCTCGATCAACCGACATCGAAGCTCAACACCACAGTCGAGGTATCCAGATGTGGCACTTCGACATCAGAGTCCTGCAGGTTAGCGAACCGAAATCGCATTCTTCGTTGCTAGATCCTGGGGAACATCTAGTTCTCGATCTTAGATGGCGCGCGCCAAACCCTACCACATGCGAGTCTCGGTTTCCCTTAGCTCATACACACCTATCCCCCCGACCGACCAAAAAGACTTGGGCCGTTTGTCTTCGATGTCTAGCAAGGGTAATATGTTCGGCATGGCAGATATGCTCGAGTGTCTTTAGACGTCCAAACCCCAATGGACTTGATTGTTTTGTGTAATTGCCATTCGTTGGAAGCGACGCATTCTGCCGCAGACTGCTGGATCCCGAAGACGAACGGCCCAAATCTCTTGGGTACGTGGGCCAACAAGGGACAGGCCGAGAGAGCATGGCCACAAACGACGTGCTGCATCTGCTAGATCAGACGCCCGCTTGAACAACATCTCATCCTTTTTGCGGCAGTCGTTAGTCTTTGGTCATGCTGTACTGCCATCACTACATACGTAGAATGAGGCTGTGACCATAGCAGGTCCCTGGAGTTTCAAATCGAACCCTCGACCGCAAAAGCAAAAGCAGCGCCCTGCATTCCCATGCCTTCTGTCTGGGACAGACTGACACTGTACCCCGATGGGGTGGCCGGTGGGCTATGCCCTTTCAAGCCAAATTCCAtgctcatcatcgtcgtcggtcGGTGAGGCTCAAAGGCGCTGGGTAAGTGATCTGCGGTAACCTGAACGGTTAAGTATTGCAAAAGAATTTACAAGTCGCTTGCTACCGAGAACTCGGTGACATTCGACTTCCAaaagatacctaggtacataccaAATGCTTGCGTTTAAATTAGCCCGCAGTTTCGTTTCCGTCTCCACTCACACACACCCCCCATATTGTGTACTATAGTTCCAGACTTCCAGCTCTTCATGGGTTTAGTCAATACTAGGAATTCAAACGCTAATGTGAACAGAGGCTATGCTGGCAAAAGTTACATAGGACTGGATAAATATCAGAG
It encodes:
- a CDS encoding metacaspase-1B gives rise to the protein MSGYPGAGYNGGGYVPPPQPQYGGYYPPQPAYNAYQQPPPQQQQYMVYHQPSPGPQQHQHWNPQQQTPAPQGYGNPPNSHYGRPEANMPTVNSNSYAHGNHQAPPPPPQAPQQFGYGAPADYAFRYSQCNGRHKALLIGINYFGQRGQLRGCINDVRNMSSYLVEHFRYKREDMVILTDDQQNPMSQPTKQNILRAMHWLVKDARPNDSLFFHYSGHGGQTKDLDGDEEDGYDEVIYPVDFRQVGHITDDEMHRIMVRPLQAGVRLTAIFDSCHSGTALDLPYIYSTQGILKEPNLAKEAGQGLLGAISSYSQGDLYGVANNIMGIFKKATGGNDAHARTLATKTSPADVVMFSGSKDDQTSADATIASQATGAMSWAFINALKKNPQQSYVQLLNSIRDELQMRYTQKPQLSCSHPLDTNLLFVM